Genomic segment of Methanobacterium formicicum:
TTTCCGTATAATAGTTCCCCGAACTTTTTCACCCTTAAGGGCGTTTTCCAGTAGTCCTTCACATCCCACATTGATTAGCTCGGATTCAATTCCTTTCTCGGCTAGTTCCAGGAGTTCGGCCAGTTTACCGGCCATTCCCCCGGTTACGTCTACGGTCTGGGCTCCTTCCAGGAATTGTAGGTCCTCCAGTGATTGCACCCTTTCCAGTAACTGTGCCTGGGGGTGTTTTTTAGGGTCGCGGTCGAATATTCCATCCACATCTGAGCCCAGGATGATCCTCTCGGGTTTTAGTTTAAGAGAGAGGTAGCTTACCAGCTGGTCACCGGATATCACCGCCATCTTCAGGTCTTCATCAGCATCCAGAACCACGTCACCGTAGAGTACAGGTACCATTCCCATTTCCAGGTATTTCTCCACCATTTCCAGGCGGGCGGATTCTATCCTTTTATTCCGGCTGGTTATGAAGGAGGAGGGCGGTACAGCCACTGCGGGTATTCCGTGGTTCAGGAGGTAATGGCATACGAAGTGGTTGAGGTTTTTAACCGAATTCTGGGTTAGGGTGAAGCCCATTCTTTTTTCCCGGAGCTGGTCCGGGGTGGTGATGGGGCTGCCAATGGCGTATTTACTGGCGTGCAGGTGGCCAAAGCTACCGGCCCCGTGTATTATGATGAGTTTTTCCACCTGGGCCTGAGCTATTTCACGGGCTATGCGGTCCAGGTTCACCGGATCCAGAGTGGGTTTGGTGGCATCCTTGCGGGTGATAACACTCCCGCCGAGTTTAAGGATAATCATTTATGAAGGTTCTCCTGTGATGTAATCAATAGGTGGACACATTTTCAGTTTAATGGGGATAATGTTAATCACCAGGTCACTCCCTGGGAGGATATTCCTACCGGGAATGCATTTTCAATTGATTCCAGTTCCTCCAGTACTTCACGAGTTTTCCCGGGACAGTAGGCGATGATGCTGCCTCCTCCACCGGCTCCAGTTAGTTTGGAACCCCGGGCTCCGGCATGGCGGGCCCGGTATACCAGACGGGATAGTTCGTCAGTGTTGACTCCCAGTGCATCCAGCAGTCCCTGGTTGATGTTCATGAGTTCCCCCACCTCTTTCTCTTCTCCCTGGATTATGGACTCACGGGCCTGGTTGGTCAGATCTTCCATGACCTCCAGTATAGGGTTTACTATGGTGGGGTGTGCTTCCCTTAACTGGCGCACGCCTTCCACCAGGGCTCCGGTGTTGCCGGGCTGGCTGGTGTAGCCCACCACCAGGGGCATTTCCAGGGCCGGTTTTATCTTCAGTGCTCCCTTTTCACGGGTGAAATAGACAAAACCTCCCTTGGTGGATACGGTGGTATCCAGGGGGCTGGCTGCTCCCTGGACCTGGAGTTCCACCTGGTGGGCGGTGTGGGCCAGTGTTTCCAGGGTCATTTCCTCCTGAGTGTAACGGGCGGCGGCTGCCAGGGTGGCCACGGTTATGGCTGCAGAAGACCCCAGTCCAGCCCCTATGGGTATTTCCAGGTCTACTTCCACTTTTAATCCGTCCAGTGGGGTTCCCAGTTGGGATAGTGCCACCTGGATGTATTCCATGATCCCGGCGTCAAATTTACCGGGTTCCAGTTGAGAACCATTCACCCGGGTTACCAGTCCGGTTTCATGATTTATAACTGCGTCGATGTCCAGTTTGGGTATTTTAACTTCTGTGTTGTCGTTGGTTCCTTCTTTAATGGTTACTCTGGCTCTTTTATCTACGGCCACGGCAATGGCTGGTTTACCATAGACCACTGCGTGTTCACCAAAAAGGATGGCCTTGCCTGGTGCAGATGCCCTGACTTTCATTGGATTGAACTCCGTTCACCTAAATATGTTCGACTGCTACTTCTATACGTATAAACCTTCCTTTCAATTGTTTTTTCCCGTTTTAGATTACTTGTGAGATTGATTAACACTTTTTTATTATAATTACTTCTATGGGATCGTCCGGTAATAAACTCACCCCATTCCGGAGGTGTGGTTTATTTGAAGAGGGCTGCCGCGTATCCTACCACAGAGTTACGGTCTCCTCCGGTGTCACCACTGGTGGCATACTGGAGGATTTTAGCTTCCCGGGCACCCATGCCCTGGACTGCCTCCATGGTGGCGGTGACTGGTCCGTAACCGCACATGGTCACGTTGTATTCCTCTATACGTTTTACCATTTCCACTTCATCCATACGGGCTATGGCTTCCAGGACTTTTTCATCCTGGGCCTGGGCCACTTCCTGTGGCTGGTAATGGGTGAAGTCCGTGCTGGCAATGACCACTGTGTCCCGCTCCAGTTTACTGATGGTGTGGGCTATGGCTTCTCCCAGTTCCCGGGCGGTTTCCAGGTCCTGCATCATCATGCACACCGGAACCATCTGGAAGTCGGGGCCAATGTCCTGCAGGAAGGGTAACTGTACCTCACAGCTGTGCTCGTTAACATGGGCCGAGGGGTCGTCATCCAGGAGGGGATAGTAGTTTAACAGTTCGGTAGCGAACTGGCTATCTATTTCCACTTCTCCCAGGGGAGTTTCCCATGCTTCTTCGGTCATGGTAGACAATCCAGAGCCTATGCCTGTATGGTTGGGGCACAATATTACTGCAGTGTCCGGTAGGCCGTCTTCTGCCAGTGCATGGTAGGACCAGGCAGCCACGGGACCGGAGTACACGTATCCAGCATGGGGAGCT
This window contains:
- a CDS encoding isopentenyl phosphate kinase gives rise to the protein MIILKLGGSVITRKDATKPTLDPVNLDRIAREIAQAQVEKLIIIHGAGSFGHLHASKYAIGSPITTPDQLREKRMGFTLTQNSVKNLNHFVCHYLLNHGIPAVAVPPSSFITSRNKRIESARLEMVEKYLEMGMVPVLYGDVVLDADEDLKMAVISGDQLVSYLSLKLKPERIILGSDVDGIFDRDPKKHPQAQLLERVQSLEDLQFLEGAQTVDVTGGMAGKLAELLELAEKGIESELINVGCEGLLENALKGEKVRGTIIRK
- the mvk gene encoding mevalonate kinase, which codes for MKVRASAPGKAILFGEHAVVYGKPAIAVAVDKRARVTIKEGTNDNTEVKIPKLDIDAVINHETGLVTRVNGSQLEPGKFDAGIMEYIQVALSQLGTPLDGLKVEVDLEIPIGAGLGSSAAITVATLAAAARYTQEEMTLETLAHTAHQVELQVQGAASPLDTTVSTKGGFVYFTREKGALKIKPALEMPLVVGYTSQPGNTGALVEGVRQLREAHPTIVNPILEVMEDLTNQARESIIQGEEKEVGELMNINQGLLDALGVNTDELSRLVYRARHAGARGSKLTGAGGGGSIIAYCPGKTREVLEELESIENAFPVGISSQGVTW
- the amrB gene encoding AmmeMemoRadiSam system protein B — translated: MIRRPAVAGMFYESDPDSLKKRIKWCYQHPLGPGKLPGKPTNQGKIKGLIAPHAGYVYSGPVAAWSYHALAEDGLPDTAVILCPNHTGIGSGLSTMTEEAWETPLGEVEIDSQFATELLNYYPLLDDDPSAHVNEHSCEVQLPFLQDIGPDFQMVPVCMMMQDLETARELGEAIAHTISKLERDTVVIASTDFTHYQPQEVAQAQDEKVLEAIARMDEVEMVKRIEEYNVTMCGYGPVTATMEAVQGMGAREAKILQYATSGDTGGDRNSVVGYAAALFK